Proteins from a genomic interval of Microbacterium esteraromaticum:
- a CDS encoding ParA family protein: protein MDTPLARELADLASRRKALSKVKVSFDGDTRIFTVSNQKGGVGKTTTTVNLASALAELGARVLVIDLDPQGNASTALSVTHTAETASIYDVLINDQPFGEIVQPSPESPNLFCAPSTIHLAGAEIELVSQVAREFRLRRALEIYLRENPKDVVIIDCPPSLGLLTINAFTAATEVLIPIQCEYYALEGLSQLLGNIQMIQKHLNPELTLSTILLTMYDARTRLAQQVSDEVRAHFPQQILDAVIPRSVRVSEAPSFGQTVIAYDGTSAGAVAYREAAVEIAQRGQQSAQNKGA from the coding sequence ATGGATACCCCGCTCGCGCGGGAGCTGGCTGATCTGGCCTCCCGACGCAAAGCCCTCAGCAAGGTCAAGGTCTCCTTCGACGGTGACACCCGAATCTTCACGGTGTCGAACCAGAAGGGCGGAGTCGGAAAGACGACGACGACCGTCAACCTGGCATCCGCACTTGCCGAGCTCGGCGCAAGGGTCCTCGTGATCGACCTTGACCCGCAGGGCAATGCCTCGACGGCATTGAGCGTGACGCACACCGCCGAGACCGCCAGCATCTACGACGTGCTGATCAACGACCAGCCATTCGGCGAGATCGTCCAGCCGAGCCCCGAGTCGCCGAACCTGTTCTGCGCACCGAGCACCATTCATCTCGCCGGCGCTGAGATCGAACTTGTCTCGCAGGTGGCGCGGGAGTTCCGCCTGCGTCGTGCGCTCGAGATCTACCTGCGTGAGAACCCGAAGGACGTCGTGATCATCGACTGCCCGCCTTCGCTCGGACTCCTCACGATCAACGCCTTCACCGCGGCGACCGAGGTGCTCATCCCGATCCAGTGCGAGTACTACGCGCTCGAGGGCCTGAGCCAGCTGCTCGGGAACATCCAGATGATCCAGAAGCACCTCAACCCCGAACTCACCCTCTCGACGATCCTCCTGACGATGTATGACGCCCGCACGCGTCTGGCGCAGCAGGTCTCCGACGAGGTGCGCGCTCACTTCCCGCAGCAGATTCTCGACGCCGTGATCCCACGGTCGGTGCGCGTCTCAGAAGCTCCCAGCTTCGGACAGACCGTCATCGCGTACGACGGCACATCTGCCGGCGCGGTCGCGTATCGGGAGGCAGCAGTGGAAATCGCTCAGCGGGGTCAGCAATCCGCTCAGAACAAGGGAGCATGA
- a CDS encoding ParB/RepB/Spo0J family partition protein yields MAKRTGLGRGIGALIPTADQTERPVDVFFPGNVKIATETVAPDTADAKTKTKTARPAKTSDAADDTATEADAALAEIPGIRLIQVDPKLIVPNPRQPRTHFDEDHLAELVHSVKEFGVLQPVVVRRNSGGEYELIMGERRTRAAREAGLEAIPAIVRETADEDLLRDALLENLHRSELNPLEEASAYQQLLEDFGITQEELATRIGRSRPQISNTIRLLRLPVPVQQRVAAGVLSAGHARAILSVDDPEQMQRLADKVVNEDLSVRATEAAAKSLPTDSARSVKPKAGARRAYLDEVSTKLGDRLNTRVQIALGARKGQIKIEFASIQDLNRILAELGEEEYGSR; encoded by the coding sequence ATGGCCAAACGCACTGGACTCGGACGGGGCATCGGCGCGCTCATTCCGACAGCAGATCAGACCGAACGCCCGGTCGACGTATTCTTCCCCGGCAACGTCAAGATCGCGACCGAGACGGTCGCTCCCGACACCGCGGACGCCAAGACCAAGACAAAGACCGCGCGTCCGGCCAAGACCTCGGATGCTGCAGACGACACCGCCACAGAAGCCGACGCCGCCCTCGCCGAGATCCCGGGCATCCGCCTGATCCAGGTCGACCCGAAGCTCATCGTCCCCAACCCCCGCCAGCCGCGCACCCACTTCGACGAGGACCACCTCGCCGAGCTCGTGCACAGCGTCAAGGAGTTCGGCGTTCTGCAGCCCGTCGTTGTTCGCCGCAACAGCGGTGGCGAGTACGAGCTGATCATGGGGGAGCGGCGCACGCGCGCCGCACGCGAGGCCGGCCTCGAGGCGATCCCCGCGATCGTGCGTGAGACTGCCGATGAGGATCTGCTGCGCGACGCGCTGCTCGAGAACCTGCACCGGTCGGAACTCAACCCGCTAGAAGAGGCCTCTGCCTACCAGCAGCTGCTCGAGGATTTCGGGATCACGCAGGAAGAGCTGGCCACTCGCATCGGTCGGTCGCGCCCGCAGATCAGCAATACCATCCGTCTGCTGCGTCTTCCCGTGCCGGTGCAGCAGCGTGTCGCTGCCGGTGTGCTCTCAGCCGGCCACGCACGCGCGATTCTCTCGGTCGACGACCCTGAGCAGATGCAGCGTCTGGCCGACAAGGTTGTGAACGAGGATCTCTCGGTGCGCGCCACCGAGGCGGCTGCTAAGAGTCTTCCGACCGATTCCGCGCGCTCCGTCAAGCCGAAGGCCGGCGCCCGCCGTGCATACCTCGACGAGGTGTCGACCAAGCTTGGTGACCGTCTGAACACCCGCGTGCAGATCGCGTTGGGTGCGCGCAAGGGGCAGATCAAGATCGAGTTCGCCTCGATCCAGGACCTGAATCGGATTCTCGCCGAGCTCGGCGAAGAGGAGTACGGCAGCCGCTGA